The following are encoded together in the Thermoanaerobaculia bacterium genome:
- the gatA gene encoding Asp-tRNA(Asn)/Glu-tRNA(Gln) amidotransferase subunit GatA gives MSAIREIVSAVTSGATSAERTALQALERIARREPEIGAFLTWNEERVIADAREVDRRLASGESLPLAGVMVGVKDNMTAEGYPASCGSRILEGFSPGYDATAVARLKDAGAVVAGKTNLDEFAMGSSTENSAFQKTRNPWDVGRVPGGSSGGSAAAVAAREVPAALGSDTGGSVRQPAALCGVVGVKPTYGRVSRFGLVAFASSLDQIGPLATSVEDAARLYDAIAGQDARDSTTAPVPVGDPLGALFRGARGLRVGVLREASVEGADAQVLENFAEAVSALRSAGAAIEEISVPRAPYAIPVYYVVANAEASSNLARYDGIRYGPRDEAADLESFYAQHRTRDFGAEVKRRILLGTFALSAGYADAFYKRASRVRALLRRDFAQAFSRVDAIACPTVPAPAFRFGEKVDDPLAMYLSDIFTTPASLAGIPAISVPSGFSREGLPLALQLMAAPWREETLFALSAAYERETRFTDAAPPIAA, from the coding sequence CTCGAGCGGATCGCCCGCCGCGAGCCCGAGATCGGCGCCTTCCTGACGTGGAACGAAGAACGCGTGATCGCCGACGCCCGCGAAGTCGACCGCCGGCTCGCCTCCGGAGAGTCGCTTCCGCTCGCGGGCGTCATGGTCGGAGTCAAGGACAACATGACGGCCGAGGGGTACCCGGCTTCCTGCGGATCGCGGATCCTCGAGGGCTTCTCGCCCGGCTACGACGCGACCGCCGTGGCGCGGCTGAAGGACGCGGGGGCGGTCGTCGCGGGAAAGACGAACCTCGACGAGTTCGCGATGGGCTCCTCGACGGAGAATTCCGCGTTCCAGAAGACCCGCAACCCCTGGGACGTCGGGCGCGTCCCCGGCGGGTCGTCCGGCGGGAGCGCGGCGGCGGTCGCGGCGCGCGAGGTCCCCGCCGCCCTCGGCTCGGACACCGGAGGATCGGTGAGGCAGCCGGCCGCCCTCTGCGGCGTCGTGGGCGTGAAACCCACCTACGGCCGCGTTTCGCGCTTCGGCCTCGTCGCCTTCGCCTCGTCGCTCGACCAGATCGGCCCGCTCGCGACGAGCGTCGAAGACGCGGCGCGCCTCTACGACGCGATCGCCGGGCAGGACGCCCGCGACTCGACGACGGCGCCCGTTCCCGTCGGCGATCCGCTCGGCGCCCTGTTCCGGGGCGCGCGAGGGCTCCGGGTCGGCGTGCTGCGGGAGGCGTCGGTCGAGGGCGCGGACGCGCAGGTCCTCGAAAACTTCGCCGAGGCCGTCTCGGCGCTCCGCTCGGCGGGCGCCGCGATCGAGGAGATCTCCGTCCCGCGCGCGCCGTACGCGATTCCGGTGTATTACGTCGTCGCCAACGCCGAGGCCTCGTCGAACCTCGCCCGCTACGACGGGATCCGATACGGGCCCCGCGACGAGGCGGCGGACCTCGAGTCCTTCTACGCACAGCACCGGACGCGCGATTTCGGCGCGGAGGTCAAGCGCCGGATCCTGCTGGGCACGTTCGCGCTGTCGGCGGGCTACGCCGACGCGTTCTACAAGCGCGCGAGCCGCGTCCGCGCGCTCCTTCGCCGCGACTTCGCGCAGGCCTTCTCCCGCGTCGACGCGATCGCCTGCCCGACCGTCCCGGCTCCGGCTTTCCGTTTCGGCGAGAAGGTCGACGATCCTCTCGCGATGTATCTCTCCGACATCTTCACGACGCCCGCTTCGCTCGCGGGGATCCCCGCGATCTCGGTCCCTTCCGGCTTTTCGCGGGAGGGCCTGCCCCTCGCGCTCCAGCTGATGGCCGCCCCCTGGCGGGAAGAGACGCTCTTCGCCCTGTCGGCCGCGTACGAGCGGGAGACTCGTTTCACGGATGCCGCGCCTCCGATCGCGGCGTAG